In Camelina sativa cultivar DH55 chromosome 16, Cs, whole genome shotgun sequence, a single window of DNA contains:
- the LOC104749608 gene encoding uncharacterized protein LOC104749608 — protein sequence MLVAVSSSSSRSFSSSIGKAYSLSRSSIPSFSRLPVRSMADSAFKKIQIQRDDTTFDAYVVGKDDAPGIVVIQEWWGVDFEIKNHAMKISKLEPGFKALIPDLYRGKVGLDTAEAQHLMDGLDWPGAIKDIRASVNWLKANGSKKVGVTGMCMGGALAVASSVLVPEVDAVVGFYGTPSSELADPAKAKAPIQAHFGELDNFAGFSDVTAAKNLEEKLKASGVANEVHIYPGNGHAFLNRSPEGVSRRKSMGLSDEDEAAVELAWSRFNSWMKHYLA from the exons ATGTTAGTAGCAgtgtcatcttcatcttctagatccttctcttcttcaatcgGAAAGGCTTATTCGCTTTCTAGATCCTCGATTCCTTCGTTTTCTCGTTTACCAGTCCGATCAATGGCCGATTCTGCATTCAAGAAAATCCAGATCCAAAGAGATGACACC ACGTTTGATGCCTATGTGGTTGGTAAAGATGATGCACCTGGGATTGTGGTGATTCAAGAATGGTGGGGTGTTGACTTTGAGATCAAGAACCACGCTATGAAAATCTCTAAACTTGAGCCTGGTTTCAAAGCCCTTATACCCGA CTTGTATCGAGGAAAGGTTGGTTTGGATACTGCTGAGGCGCAGCATCTAATGGATGGTCTTGACTGGCCAGGTGCCATTAAGGATATACGCGCTTCTGTTAATTGGCTTAAGGCTAATGGCTCCAAGAAG GTTGGTGTGACTGGAATGTGTATGGGGGGTGCACTAGCTGTAGCTAGCTCTGTTTTGGTACCAGAGGTGGATGCTGTTGTTGGATTCTATGGAACCCCTTCCTCGGAGCTTGCAGATCCAGCAAAAGCCAAGGCACCTATTCAGGCCCATTTTGGAGAGCTTGACAATTTTGCCGGTTTCTCTGATGTCACG GCAGCGAAGAATCTCGAAGAGAAGCTCAAAGCTTCGGGAGTAGCAAACGAGGTTCACATCTATCCAGGGAACGGGCACGCGTTCTTGAACAGGAGTCCAGAAGGAGTGAGCAGAAGGAAAAGCATGGGACTTTCTGATGAAGACGAAGCCGCTGTGGAGCTTGCTTGGTCTCGCTTCAACTCCTGGATGAAACATTACTTGGCTTGA
- the LOC104749611 gene encoding uncharacterized protein LOC104749611: MMIHQALALPRPILTRGFESNGGGVFVHQCRTKNPRVALCASDDQIASSKSIKTRKVVEHVCLLKAKEDLSEEQEKDMLDYLYTTQYQMRGIVAISVGCISDRNNGDYTHALFMRFQKKEDLDKFYENPFFLKVLNERVTPFCHGLTNLDYESEVEDDILAIFRKGEEYNYGEEFVLVVTFAKNASNKNIKDAMDSFAQLTSSLPSLIVQSTQGSNFNDSSKEFTHAAVVRFRSFDAMEIFIEGREYKDMWMSQFEPFIEKAVALHFSVDPVGTDVM, translated from the exons ATGATGATCCACCAAGCTTTAGCTCTCCCTCGTCCAATTCTCACCAGAG GATTTGAGTCTAATGGTGGAGGTGTGTTTGTGCATCAGTGCCGAACAAAGAACCCTAGAGTTGCATTATGCGCTTCTGATGATCAAATTGCTAGTTCCAAGTCGATTAAGACAAG GAAAGTAGTGGAGCATGTGTGTTTACTCAAAGCAAAAGAGGATTTATCTGAGGAACAAGAAAAAGATATGCTTGACTATCTTTACACAACTCAGTATCAAATGAGAGGCATTGTTGCTATATCTGTCG GTTGTATCAGTGATAGAAACAATGGAGATTACACGCACGCTCTCTTCATGCGATTTCAGAAGAAGGAAGACCTTGACAAGTTCTATGAGAACCCTTTCTTCTTGAAAGTTCTTAATGAACGTGTAACACCATTCTGCCAT GGGCTAACTAATCTGGACTATGAATCAGAGGTCGAAGATGACATCCTCGCAATATTTCGAAAGGGCGAG GAATACAACTATGGCGAAGAGTTTGTTCTTGTGGTTACTTTTGCTAAGAACGCTTCCAACAAGAACATCAAAGATGCAATGGATTCTTTTGCACAGCTAACTTCATCTCTTCCATCTTTAATTGTCCAGTCCACACAAG GTTCAAACTTTAACGACAGCAGTAAGGAATTTACACATGCAGCAGTAGTTCGATTTCGTTCCT TTGATGCCATGGAGATTTTCATTGAGGGCAGAGAGTATAAAGAT ATGTGGATGTCTCAGTTTGAGCCGTTTATAGAAAAAGCAGTAGCTCTTCATTTCTCAGTGGATCCCGTGGGTACAGACGTCATGTGA
- the LOC104753320 gene encoding uncharacterized protein LOC104753320, whose product MGEPSIAFTGQCELNLSPNKIQIQRDDTTFDAYVVGKDDAPGIVVIQEWWGVDFEIKNHAMKISKLEPGFKALIPDLYRGKVGLDTAEAQHLMDGLDWPGAIKDIRASVNWLKANGSKKVGVTGMCMGGALAVASSVLVPEVDAVVGFYGTPSSELADPAKAKAPIQAHFGELDNFAGFSDVTAAKNLEEKLKASGVANEVHIYPGNGHAFLNRSPEGVSRRKSMGLSDEDEAAVELAWSRFNSWMKHYLA is encoded by the exons ATGGGGGAACCATCCATAGCATTTACTGGACAATGTGAACTCAATTTAAGCCCCAAT AAAATCCAGATCCAAAGAGATGACACC ACGTTTGATGCCTATGTGGTTGGTAAAGATGATGCACCTGGGATTGTGGTGATTCAAGAATGGTGGGGTGTTGACTTTGAGATCAAGAACCACGCTATGAAAATCTCTAAACTTGAGCCTGGTTTCAAAGCCCTTATACCCGA CTTGTATCGAGGAAAGGTTGGTTTGGATACTGCTGAGGCGCAGCATCTAATGGATGGTCTTGACTGGCCAGGTGCCATTAAGGATATACGCGCTTCTGTTAATTGGCTTAAGGCTAATGGCTCCAAGAAG GTTGGTGTGACTGGAATGTGTATGGGGGGTGCACTAGCTGTAGCTAGCTCTGTTTTGGTACCAGAGGTGGATGCTGTTGTTGGATTCTATGGAACCCCTTCCTCAGAGCTTGCAGATCCAGCAAAAGCCAAGGCACCTATTCAGGCCCATTTTGGAGAGCTTGACAATTTTGCCGGTTTCTCTGATGTCACG GCAGCGAAGAATCTCGAAGAGAAGCTCAAAGCTTCGGGAGTAGCAAACGAGGTTCACATCTATCCAGGGAACGGGCACGCGTTCTTGAACAGGAGTCCAGAAGGAGTGAGCAGAAGGAAAAGCATGGGACTTTCTGATGAAGACGAAGCCGCTGTGGAGCTTGCTTGGTCTCGCTTCAACTCCTGGATGAAACATTACTTGGCTTGA
- the LOC104749607 gene encoding cellulose synthase-like protein B3, whose translation MAESSSSLPPLCEKISYKYYFLRAVDLTILGLLFSLLLHRILLMKQSDNAWVAAFLCESFFTSVWLIITCIKWSPAEYKPYPDRLDERVHDLPSVDMFLTTADPVREPPILVVNTVLSLLAVNYPANKLACYVSDDGCSPLTYFSLKEASKFAKIWVPFCKKYNVRVRAPFRYFLNHPVATESSEFSKDWDMMKREYEKLCRKLEGATGDSHWLDADDDFEAFTNTKPNDHSTIVKVVWENKGGVGDEIEVPHFVYISREKRPNYFHNYKAGAMNFLVRVSGLMTNAPYMLNVDCDMYVNEADVVRQAMCIFLQNSISNSNNCAFVQYPQGFYDSNADGLAVLQSYIGRGIAGIQGSIYAGSGCFHTRRVMYGISFDDLEDDGRSLSSVATRNYLAEENLAREFGSSKEMVTSVVNALQRKLNPQHSSLTDFLEAAQKVGHCHYENQTSWGKTIGWLYGSTTEDVHTSLGIHSRGWTSSFISPDPPAFLGAMPPGGPEAMVQQRRWAAGMLEVLFNKRSPLIGVFFGKLRFRQSLAYLYILTWGLRSIPELFYCLLPAYCLLYNSALFPKGVYLGIIFMLLGMHCLYTLWEFMNLGFSVQSWFVCQSCGRINTTCSWLFSIPDIILKFLGISETVFVVTKKTMPEIRSESEYGKSQQEDDCPNQDSGKFEFDGSLYFLPGTFIVFVNLAALVGFSVGLLQRLSHSHGGSSSGMAEACGCVLVVMLFHPFLMGIFEKGKYGIPLSTLSKAAFLAVLFVVFSLGKLVY comes from the exons ATGGCGGAGTCAAGTTCTTCCCTCCCTCCTCTTTGCGAGAAGATCTCATACAAATACTATTTTCTAAGAGCTGTAGATCTCACGATTCTAGgccttctcttttctcttctcttgcaTCGAATCTTACTTATGAAACAAAGCGACAACGCATGGGTTGCGGCTTTCCTCTGTGAATCTTTTTTCACTTCCGTATGGCTGATTATTACCTGCATAAAATGGAGTCCTGCTGAATATAAACCGTATCCTGATAGACTTGATGAAAG GGTTCATGACCTACCATCCGTAGATATGTTCTTGACCACGGCGGATCCCGTAAGGGAGCCGCCGATTCTCGTTGTGAACACCGTGCTTTCTCTGTTAGCTGTGAACTATCCGGCAAACAAACTAGCTTGTTATGTTTCGGACGATGGATGCTCACCTCTCACTTACTTCTCTCTCAAGGAAGCTTCAAAGTTCGCCAAGATTTGGGTTCCGTTCTGCAAGAAATACAATGTTAGAGTTAGAGCACCTTTTAGATATTTCTTGAACCATCCGGTCGCAACAGAAAGTTCCGAATTCAGTAAAGACTGGGATATGATGAAG AGGGAATACGAGAAATTATGCCGGAAACTGGAAGGTGCCACCGGAGATTCCCATTGGTTGGATGCAGATGATGACTTTGAAGcattcacaaacacaaaaccaaatgaTCATTCAACTATAGTTAAG GTGGTATGGGAGAACAAGGGAGGTGTAGGAGACGAGATAGAGGTCCCACATTTTGTGTACATTTCAAGAGAGAAAAGACCAAATTACTTTCATAATTATAAAGCTGGAGCCATGAACTTTCTG GTACGAGTGTCAGGGTTGATGACAAATGCACCATACATGTTGAACGTAGACTGCGACATGTATGTGAATGAAGCAGATGTGGTGCGACAAGCAATGTGTATATTTCTGCAAAATTCGATATCGAATTCAAACAATTGTGCTTTTGTTCAATACCCTCAAggtttctatgattctaacgcCGATGGACTCGCCGTATTACAATCA tatataggACGAGGAATTGCGGGAATCCAAGGATCAATATATGCTGGCTCAGGATGCTTCCATACTAGAAGAGTTATGTACGGTATTTCTTTTGACGATTTAGAAGATGATGGAAGAAGTCTTTCTTCAGTTGCTACAA GGAACTATTTGGCTGAAGAAAATTTAGCGAGAGAATTTGGGAGTTCTAAAGAGATGGTGACATCGGTGGTCAATGcattacaaagaaaattaaatccCCAACACTCATCCCTTACAGACTTTCTAGAAGCGGCTCAAAAAGTTGGGCATTGTCACTACGAGAACCAGACGAGCTGGGGCAAAACC ATCGGTTGGTTATACGGTTCAACAACGGAAGATGTGCACACAAGTTTAGGAATCCATTCGAGAGGGTGGACTAGCTCATTTATTTCTCCGGATCCACCTGCTTTTCTTGGAGCTATGCCACCGGGAGGACCAGAGGCGATGGTCCAGCAGCGAAGATGGGCGGCAGGAATGCTCGAAGTTCTTTTCAACAAACGGAGTCCATTGATCGGAGTGTTTTTTGGAAAACTAAGATTCCGACAAAGCTTGGCTTATCTTTACATTCTGACTTGGGGTCTACGGTCAATCCCCGAGCTGTTCTATTGTCTATTGCCTGCTTATTGTCTACTCTACAACTCTGCCTTATTTCCCAAG GGAGTTTATTTAGGTATAATCTTCATGCTTCTGGGGATGCATTGTCTTTACACTCTATGGGAATTTATGAACCTTGGGTTTTCCGTGCAATCGTGGTTTGTCTGCCAATCATGTGGGAGGATAAATACCACTTGTAGTTGGTTATTTAGCATCCCTGATATCATACTCAAGTTTCTTGGAATTTCGGAAACCGTCTTCGTTGTCACTAAAAAGACTATGCCCGAGATAAGGTCAGAATCTGAATATGGAAAATCTCAACAAGAAGATGATTGTCCAAACCAAGACTCgggtaaatttgaatttgatggtTCGCTCTATTTTCTGCCCGGCACATTTATCGTGTTCGTGAATTTAGCTGCTTTGGTTGGTTTTTCGGTGGGTTTACTACAACGATTGAGTCATAGTCACGGAGGAAGTAGTTCCGGTATGGCAGAGGCTTGTGGATGTGTTTTGGTGGTAATGTTGTTCCATCCCTTTCTAATGGGCATATTTGAGAAGGGAAAATATGGTATCCCGTTGTCTACTCTTTCTAAAGCTGCTTTTTTAgcagttttatttgttgttttctctttggGAAAACTAGTATACTGA
- the LOC104749609 gene encoding mitogen-activated protein kinase kinase kinase ANP1-like → MEWTRGRTLGRGSTATVYAATCHNSEEVLAVKSSELHRSEFLKREAKILSLLDSPYVIGYRGSETKRESNGVVTYNLLMEYAPYGTLTEVAAKNGGRLDETRVVKYTREILKGLEYIHSEGIAHCDVKGSNVVLAEKGEAKIADFGCAKRVDPEFELMVMGTPAFMAPEVARGEKQGKESDIWAVGCTVIEMLTGSPPWTEARDDPLSVLYRVGYSGETPELPCLLAEDAKDFLEKCLKREAKERWTAAQLLNHPFLITKPDIEQDLVSGLVSSSPTSVTDQTFWRSVEEEEEEETEELQKGSRDLDRLSLWGCYSERIGRLRCVGGLDGPRCNMEGGDWITVRARCEGTMISGSHEELIINY, encoded by the coding sequence ATGGAATGGACTAGAGGAAGAACCCTAGGCCGAGGCTCTACAGCCACCGTCTACGCCGCCACTTGTCATAACTCGGAAGAAGTCCTCGCCGTTAAATCCTCCGAGCTTCACCGATCAGAGTTCTTAAAAAGAGAAGCTAAGATTCTCTCGTTGTTGGATTCTCCTTACGTGATCGGATACAGAGGATCAGAAACCAAGAGGGAGTCAAATGGCGTCGTTACGTATAACCTTCTGATGGAGTACGCACCGTACGGTACGTTGACCGAGGTGGCGGCCAAAAACGGGGGAAGACTCGACGAGACTCGTGTCGTGAAGTACACGCGCGAGATACTAAAGGGATTGGAGTATATACACTCCGAGGGGATCGCACATTGCGATGTAAAGGGGAGTAACGTCGTTCTTGCTGAGAAAGGTGAGGCCAAGATTGCGGATTTCGGGTGTGCGAAACGGGTTGACCCGGAATTCGAGCTGATGGTTATGGGAACGCCGGCGTTTATGGCTCCGGAGGTGGCGCGTGGGGAGAAACAGGGGAAAGAGAGTGATATATGGGCGGTTGGATGCACGGTGATAGAGATGCTTACCGGGTCTCCACCGTGGACGGAGGCGAGGGATGATCCGCTCTCGGTTCTTTATCGGGTCGGGTATTCGGGTGAGACTCCGGAGCTTCCTTGTTTGCTTGCGGAAGACGCAAAGGATTTTTTGGAGAAGTGTTTGAAGAGGGAAGCAAAGGAGAGATGGACAGCGGCACAACTCCTAAACCATCCGTTTCTGATAACTAAACCGGACATTGAACAGGATTTGGTTTCCGGTTTGGTTTCAAGCTCACCGACAAGTGTGACAGATCAAACGTTTTGGAGATcagtggaggaagaggaggaagaagaaacagaggaattaCAGAAGGGTTCGAGAGATCTAGACCGTTTAAGCTTGTGGGGTTGTTACTCGGAGAGGATCGGACGGCTGAGATGTGTTGGTGGGTTGGATGGACCCAGATGTAATATGGAGGGTGGGGATTGGATTACGGTGAGAGCGAGATGTGAAGGAACAATGATTAGTGGGTCACATGAGGAATTGATTATTAATTACTAG